Part of the Fusobacterium sp. DD2 genome, TGAAGTATCTGAAAATCTTGGAGAGGCTATGGTAGGAATCAATGTTTACAGCTTAAAAGATGAGGAAAAAATGGCAGATAGAGGATATTAATATAAAAAAAGCTGCACCTGATATTTTATCAGGTGCAGTTTTGGGTAAAGGTTAGGTTATATTCGATTAAATATTACAACTGGGTAATTGTAATTGTAGGTAAAATTGTGTTTAGTAAAGGGATTTCAATAGTACCTGTAGAATCAAGCATTGCATTAGTAGTTCCACAAGCAACTCCCAGTCTAAAGCACTCAGTTATATCTTTGTTTTCAGCTAGTCCAAAGGCAAATCCACCAATAGTAGAGTCTCCTGAACCAACAGTATTTTTTATTTCAACTTTTGGGAAAGTAGCTTTCATAACTCTGTCTTCAGTTACAAATAGAGCTCCATCTCCTCCCAATGTTACCATGACGTTTTTAACACCCTGTTTTATAAGCTCTCTTGCAGCATCTACAACATCTTCATCACTATGAAGTTTTCTATTTAAGATACCTTCAAGCTCTTCCTTATTAGGCTTTATAAGGAAAGGTTGTGCCTTAATACCATTTGTTAAAGATGAACCACTTGTATCAAGGATAAATCTGATTCCTTTTTTATTTGCCTCTTCAATAAGGGTATTATATATCAATGGATCGATATTTTTAAGTATGCTTCCTGATGCACAGATTACATCTATCTTTTGTGAATTTAAAATAGATAGATATTTATCTACAAACTCTTTGCAT contains:
- the pfkB gene encoding 1-phosphofructokinase, giving the protein MSKILTITLNPAIDVRYNLDTLNLGNVNRPHSIEKSAGGKGINVSRIINFLGGNVLATGIVGGFTGKLFLKKLNDNGIHNDFLETQYETRTCIAMISKDVKGVTEVLESGKGDDLVCKEFVDKYLSILNSQKIDVICASGSILKNIDPLIYNTLIEEANKKGIRFILDTSGSSLTNGIKAQPFLIKPNKEELEGILNRKLHSDEDVVDAARELIKQGVKNVMVTLGGDGALFVTEDRVMKATFPKVEIKNTVGSGDSTIGGFAFGLAENKDITECFRLGVACGTTNAMLDSTGTIEIPLLNTILPTITITQL